In one window of Gouania willdenowi chromosome 8, fGouWil2.1, whole genome shotgun sequence DNA:
- the col1a1a gene encoding collagen, type I, alpha 1a: protein MFSFVDLRLALLLGAAVLLVRAQGEEDKLDTSCTLDGQVFADRDVWKPEPCQICVCDSGTVMCDEVICEDTTDCPNPIIPHDECCPVCPDDGFQGPVEGPKGPRGPKGDPGPAGPPGNDGIPGAPGSQGPPGPPGPPGLGGNFSPQMSGGFDDKSPAMPVPGPMGPMGPRGPPGPAGSSGPQGFTGPPGEPGEAGSAGPMGPRGPAGPPGKNGEDGESGKPGRGGERGPSGPQGARGFPGTPGLPGIKGHRGFSGLDGAKGDSGPAGPKGEAGASGENGTPGAMGPRGLPGERGRTGPSGAAGARGNDGAAGAAGPPGPTGPSGPPGFPGGPGAKGDAGPQGSRGSEGPAGARGEPGTPGPAGAAGPSGNPGTDGAPGAKGNPGAAGAAGAPGFPGPRGPPGPQGAVGAPGAKGNNGEIGAPGAKGEAGAKGEAGAAGVTGTPGPAGEEGKRGARGEPGVAGARGAPGERGAPGGRGFPGSDGPAGARGAAGERGAPGGVGAKGATGEPGRTGEPGLPGAKGMTGSPGSPGPDGKTGTAGSPGQDGRPGPPGPVGARGQPGVMGFPGLKGAAGEAGKSGERGVMGPTGPAGAPGKDGEVGAQGAPGPAGPSGERGEQGAAGGPGFQGLPGPQGAVGESGKPGEQGVPGEAGAPGPAGSRGDRGFPGERGAPGAIGPAGARGAPGSAGNEGAKGDAGTPGSPGAQGPPGLQGMPGERGAAGLPGLRGDRGDQGGKGVDGAPGKDGARGLTGPIGLPGPAGPSGDKGEPGAAGPVGPAGARGGPGERGEAGPPGPAGFAGPPGGDGQPGAKGEAGDNGAKGDVGSPGPAGPTGAPGPQGPVGNTGSKGARGPAGSPGATGFPGAAGRVGPPGPAGNSGPPGPSGPAGKEGPKGNRGETGPAGRPGEVGSAGVPGPAGEKGSPGSDGPSGSAGIPGPHGIAGQRGIVGLPGTRGERGFPGLPGPSGELGKPGPSGPGGERGPPGPMGPSGLAGAPGEPGREGSPGNEGSSGRDGAAGPKGDRGESGPSGAPGAPGPSGPPGPAGPAGKTGDRGESGPAGPSGPAGPAGPRGPSGSAGARGDKGETGEAGERGMKGHRGFTGMQGSPGAAGSSGEPGPAGSAGPVGPRGPAGSAGSPGKDGMSGLPGPTGPPGPRGRSGEMGPSGPPGPPGPAGAPGAPGGGFDLGFISQPQEKAPDPFRMFRADDASVLRDRDLEVDGTLKSLSQQIEQIRSPDGTRKNPARTCRDLKMCHPDWKSGEYWIDPDQGCTQDAIKVYCNMETGETCVSPVQSEVSKKNWYISKNIKEKKHVWFGETMNDGFQFDYGSEGSQPEDVNIQLTFLRLMSTEASQNITYHCKNSVAYMDATAGNLKKSLMLQGSNEIEIKAEGNSRFTYSVLEDGCTSHTGTWGKTVIDYKTTKTSRLPIIDIAPIDVGAPDQEFGLEVGPVCFL from the exons ATGTTCAGCTTTGTGGATTTGCGGCTTGCGCTGCTGCTCGGCGCAGCAGTGCTCTTGGTCAGAGCGCAGGGCGAGGAAGACA AATTGGACACAAGCTGCACCTTGGACGGCCAGGTGTTTGCTGACCGTGACGTGTGGAAACCAGAGCCATGTcagatctgtgtgtgtgacagcgGCACAGTGATGTGCGATGAGGTCATCTGCGAGGACACCACCGACTGCCCCAACCCCATCATCCCCCACGACGAGTGCTGCCCAGTCTGCCCCGATGACG GTTTCCAAGGACCAGTTGAG GGACCCAAAGGACCACGTGGACCTAAGGGAGACCCG GGTCCTGCTGGCCCCCCTGGTAACGATGGTATCCCAGGTGCGCCTGGATCACAGGGACCTCCTGGCCCCCCTGGCCCCCCTGGCCTCGGTGGA AACTTCTCCCCTCAGATGTCCGGCGGCTTCGATGACAAATCACCTGCCATGCCTGTTCCTGGCCCTATG GGACCAATGGGACCTCGTGGACCTCCTGGACCTGCTGGTTCCAGT GGACCTCAAGGATTCACTGGCCCCCCTGGTGAGCCTGGTGAGGCTGGATCTGCT GGTCCCATGGGTCCCCGTGGTCCTGCCGGCCCCCCTGGAAAGAACGGAGAGGAT GGTGAGTCTGGCAAACCTGGTCGTGGCGGTGAGCGCGGACCCTCTGGCCCACAG ggAGCTCGTGGCTTCCCAGGAACCCCTGGACTGCCTGGTATCAAGGGACACAGA GGATTCAGTGGTCTTGATGGTGCTAAGGGAGATTCTGGCCCTGCTGGTCCAAAG GGAGAGGCTGGAGCCTCTGGTGAGAACGGCACTCCTGGTGCTATG GGACCTCGTGGTCTGCCAGGTGAGAGAGGTCGCACTGGTCCTTCTGGAGCTGCC GGAGCTCGTGGTAACGATGGTGCTGCCGGTGCTGCCGGACCCCCT GGTCCCACTGGCCCCTCTGGACCTCCTGGATTCCCTGGTGGCCCTGGAGCCAAG GGAGATGCTGGACCTCAGGGGTCTCGTGGATCCGAGGGACCCGCTGGTGCCCGTGGTGAGCCTGGAACCCCCGGACCTGCTGGTGCAGCTGGACCTTCT GGAAACCCTGGAACAGATGGAGCCCCTGGAGCCAAAGGAAACCCT GGTGCTGCTGGAGCTGCTGGAGCTCCTGGTTTCCCTGGACCCCGTGGACCTCCAGGACCTCAGGGTGCTGTTGGTGCCCCCGGAGCCAAGGGTAACAAT GGTGAAATCGGTGCCCCAGGAGCCAAGGGAGAGGCTGGTGCCAAGGGCGAAGCT GGTGCAGCTGGAGTTACAGGAACCCCTGGACCTGCCGGTGAAGAAGGCAAGAGAGGAGCCAGAGGAGAGCCTGGTGTTGCAGGGGCTCGTGGAGCTCCAGGAGAGAGA GGTGCCCCTGGTGGTCGTGGTTTTCCTGGTTCTGATGGCCCTGCAGGAGCCAGA GGTGCAGCTGGTGAGCGTGGTGCACCTGGTGGCGTAGGAGCTAAGGGAGCTACTGGTGAGCCTGGTCGAACTGGTGAGCCTGGTCTTCCAGGAGCAAAG GGTATGACTGGCAGCCCTGGCAGCCCTGGACCTGATGGCAAGACAGGAACTGCT GGATCCCCCGGACAAGATGGTCGCCCTGGACCTCCAGGCCCTGTTGGTGCTAGAGGCCAGCCCGGAGTCATGGGATTCCCAGGACTCAAAGGAGCTGCT GGTGAGGCTGGAAAGTCTGGTGAGAGAGGCGTGATGGGACCCACTGGCCCTGCT GGAGCTCCTGGAAAAGACGGTGAAGTTGGTGCCCAGGGTGCACCCGGACCTGCT GGTCCTTCTGGTGAGAGAGGAGAACAGGGAGCTGCTGGAGGTCCAGGATTCCAGGGTCTCCCAGGACCTCAGGGTGCTGTTGGTGAAAGTGGCAAGCCTGGAGAGCAG GGTGTGCCCGGTGAGGCTGGAGCCCCAGGACCTGCTGGATCAAGA GGTGACCGTGGATTCCCTGGCGAGCGTGGTGCCCCTGGTGCCATTGGACCCGCTGGTGCTCGTGGAGCCCCCGGATCGGCTGGAAATGAGGGTGCCAAG GGAGATGCTGGTACCCCCGGATCTCCTGGAGCTCAGGGTCCTCCTGGACTGCAAGGAATGCCTGGTGAGCGTGGTGCTGCTGGTCTTCCAGGACTGAGAGGAGACAga GGTGATCAAGGAGGAAAGGGTGTTGATGGAGCACCTGGCAAGGATGGTGCTCGTGGTTTGACTGGACCCATTGGTCTTCCTGGACCTGCTGGACCCTCAGGAGATAAAGGAGAGCCTGGTGCTGCTGGCCCCGTTGGACCTGCTGGAGCCCGTGGAGGCCCT GGTGAGCGTGGTGAGGCCGGACCCCCTGGACCTGCTGGATTCGCTGGACCACCT GGTGGTGATGGACAGCCTGGTGCAAAGGGAGAGGCTGGAGACAATGGTGCTAAGGGCGATGTTGGTTCTCCTGGTCCTGCTGGGCCCACCGGTGCTCCTGGACCCCAG GGTCCTGTTGGAAACACTGGATCCAAGGGAGCTCGGGGACCCGCCGGTTCTCCT GGTGCTACTGGTTTCCCTGGTGCTGCTGGCAGAGTTGGACCTCCTGGCCCCGCT GGCAATTCTGGACCTCCTGGACCTTCTGGCCCCGCTGGCAAAGAGGGACCAAAAGGAAACCGTGGTGAGACTGGACCTGCTGGTCGCCCTGGTGAGGTTGGTAGTGCCGGAGTCCCAGGACCTGCAGGAGAGAAGGGTAGCCCTGGTTCTGACGGTCCTTCC GGTAGCGCTGGTATTCCTGGACCACATGGTATTGCAGGACAGCGTGGTATTGTAGGTCTGCCTGGCACAAGAGGAGAGAGAGGTTTCCCTGGTCTTCCTGGACCTTCT GGTGAGCTTGGAAAGCCAGGACCCAGTGGACCCGGTGGCGAGCGTGGACCTCCTGGTCCCATGGGACCCTCTGGTCTGGCTGGAGCCCCTGGAGAGCCTGGACGTGAG GGAAGCCCCGGTAATGAGGGATCATCTGGTCGTGATGGAGCTGCTGGACCTAAA GGAGACCGTGGAGAGTCTGGCCCCTCTGGAGCTCCTGGTGCCCCCGGACCCTCTGGTCCTCCTGGACCCGCTGGACCCGCTGGAAAGACTGGTGACCGTGGAGAGTCT GGACCTGCTGGCCCCTCCGGCCCTGCTGGTCCTGCTGGACCTCGAGGCCCTAGC GGAAGTGCCGGAGCTCGTGGAGACAAGGGTGAGACCGGAGAGGCCGGAGAGAGAGGCATGAAGGGACACCGTGGATTCACCGGCATGCAGGGATCTCCTGGAGCCGCT GGATCTTCTGGTGAGCCAGGACCAGCTGGTTCTGCTGGACCCGTCGGACCTAGA GGACCTGCTGGATCTGCTGGTTCTCCTGGTAAGGATGGTATGAGTGGTCTGCCTGGACCTACTGGACCTCCTGGACCTCGTGGACGCTCTGGAGAGATGGGACCTTCT GGTCCTCCTGGACCTCCTGGACCTGCTGGAGCACCTGGTGCCCCTGGTGGTGGATTCGACCTTGGTTTCATTTCCCAGCCCCAGGAGAAGGCCCCTGATCCCTTCCGCATGTTCCGTGCTGATGATGCTAGCGTTCTCCGTGACCGCGACCTGGAGGTGGACGGCACCCTGAAGAGCCTGAGTCAGCAGATTGAGCAGATCCGTAGCCCAGACGGAACCCGCAAGAACCCTGCCAGAACCTGCCGAGACCTGAAGATGTGCCACCCTGACTGGAAGAGCG GCGAGTACTGGATTGATCCTGATCAGGGCTGCACTCAGGATGCCATCAAGGTCTACTGCAACATGGAGACGGGAGAGACCTGTGTATCACCTGTTCAGAGTGAAGTTTCCAAGAAGAACTGGTACATCAGCAAGAACATCAAGGAGAAGAAACACGTATGGTTCGGAGAGACCATGAATGACGGTTTCCAG TTTGATTACGGCAGCGAGGGCTCCCAGCCTGAGGATGTCAACATCCAGCTGACCTTCCTGCGTCTGATGTCCACCGAAGCATCCCAAAACATCACCTACCACTGCAAGAACAGCGTTGCCTACATGGATGCCACCGCCGGCAATCTCAAGAAGTCCCTCATGCTCCAGGGCTCCAACGAGATCGAGATCAAAGCCGAGGGCAACAGCCGTTTCACCTACAGTGTACTGGAGGATGGCTGCACG TCACACACCGGAACATGGGGCAAGACAGTCATCGAttacaagacaacaaaaacatctcgCCTGCCAATCATTGATATCGCTCCTATTGACGTTGGTGCTCCAGACCAAGAGTTTGGCCTTGAAGTTGGACCCGTCTGTTTCTTGTAA